In Pyrodictium occultum, the genomic window ACCCCCGCCTATAGAGGCCCCCTCACCTTAACCATGCCCTCTCTGGTTATCTCTATACAGCCCTTCTCCGCTAGATCGTGGAGCATCCTCCTTGCCTCCTCCCGCTTCACCCCCATGGCGTGGGAGACCACGTCGACAGCGTCTCTAATAGGGGCGGGCGCCCCGCCGAACACCGATGCCAGCGCCTCTAGAGGGTCTCGCATGCATGGTGGCTTCGTAGGCACGGGGAGATGGCCCCTAATCTCGATATACTCCTTAAGCCCCGTCCCCGGCAGCTCTAGCAGATAGATGTTTGGAGATATCCGCTTCACCACCAGCCTCCTCAATCCATAGCTGGAGGGGCGCCGCAGCTCATAGCCGGCAACGAGTACAGGGCTGCTGCCGGGAGCACACCAGAGGAAGACGCCTCCGGGCCCGCCGCCCTCACTGCAGCCTCTCACCTCGACCCCGAGCCCTGCGGCCTCTGCAGCAGCGGATACGACAGGAGCCAGCGACTCCTCCGTATAGAGTATTGTGCCTGCGTTGTAGGCGGCCACGAGGCCAAGGCTTATCGACACACGCCGTAGCGGCGGCGTTATGTAAACTCTCAGTCCCCGCCCGAGGATGGAAACTATCCCTCCCGGGCTCATTGCCTGCTCCGCCTCCCCTGCAGCGTGTATGCCACTCTTCCAGCAGGGTTCAGCGTAGCTCAGCCTCCTCACAGCCCCCTTCCAGGGGCTCAGCCCTCAGCTCCTCATCCTCCCAGCACTCCCAGGGAGAATAACACGAGCTAGGAGACTTTTATGAAGGCTGGACGGTCCTCCTTGCCGCACGGCTGCCCGTGGACCGTGATGTGTAAGAGGGTCGCTGACGCCCCGCCGTGATGAGTGCCGGAACCCTGGCTGACCCTCCTCCCTGCACCATCCTCTAGAGCAGGCGCAATGTCTTTACACCCGCCGGGTGCTCTTCCCGGTAATCTGGCCCTGCAACAGCTCCGCCCTTGGAGCCTCTCTGGGATGAGCAGGGCCGGGACGTATTCACCGCGCCCTTTCTCTGGCCCCTCTCCTCCCGCTCTCCTGGGGAAGGAGGAGGTGCAGCAGGAGCCTTGATCATTGTGGCAGCCGGCGATGTGCATAGTCCAAGGTACCTGCTACAGTACATGGCCGCACTTGCAAAGCACCGCGATGAGTGCAGCAGAGCAGGCATTCTCATATGGGCAGGTGACATGGTGGACCGTGGCAGGGTTAGCGCGCTCGAGGCCGTGGTGGAGGCCTCGAGGAGGAGCTGCCCCTCCGCGAGAATAGTGGCTGTCTTCGGTAACGAGGAATACATGGACAGGGAGGAGGAGTTTATTAGACGCTACCCCTCCGTAGTATGGCTCAACGACACCTACATAGTGGTCGAGGAGGACATAAAGCTGGCCATATATGGTAGCAGGGGTGTTCTAGACAGGCCCACCAGGTGGCAGCGCAGGCACATACCAGGCATAGAGGCGATCTACCGCCATAGAGCTGAGAGAGCTGCAGCCGCGCTCCGAGAGCTGCGTGGCAAGGCGGACAAGGTTATACTCGTGACGCATTATGCGCCGACCCGCCTAACACTCGAAGGAGAGGATCCAAGAATATGGCCCGAGCTAGGGAGCACGATAATGGAGAGGGTGGTGCTTGAAACAGCACCCGACCTGGCTATCCACGGCCACGCTCACCGCTCAAAGAGGCTGGAGGCTGTATTGGGCAGAACCCGTGTAATCAACGTGGCCCTCCCAGCACGTGGAGATGTGGCGGTTATCGATCTCTAGCCCGGTGATGCTTGTGGCCGCCTATGCTGAGTAGGTGATGACTCTTTTACGGGCTGAGGGGCTCAGTCAGCCGCCACATAATCATCGGCGGGGCCTCCTGGTTCGGGATGCTCCTCATCGCCCCACGAGAGCACTCCCACCCCCGTCGTGGCACATCCCCCTATATTAGCCCCAAGCCAGCTGTTCAAGGGCTGCAGAGAAGGCCTCACACCCCGGGAGGCTGGGGCCCATGCAGGCTAGTAGGCCGCTTGTAGACGCGCACTGCCACCTATACGAGTTCGGCAACGAGGAGCTGGAGTCCATACTATCACGTGGGATGACCATCGTGGCTGTGGGGGAAGATATAGAGACTAGCAGGAGGGTACTTGAAATAGCTAGAGCAAAGCCGAACGTGATTCCCTGCATAGGCCTTCACCCATGGAATGTGAAGAGCCGTGAGGAGGGCGTAGAGAAGGCTAGGAAAATAGTAGAGATCGCATTGAGCAGCGGGGTTAGATGCATAGGCGAGGTAGGCTTAGACACCAAGTTCGTCCCAGAAACCATTGAGCTTCAACGTGAGGTCTTCAAAGTATTCCTAGAGGCTGCAAGGGATTACAAGCTAGTGCTCAACCTGCATACTGCCGGCACATGGGAGGAAGTCTACCAACTTCTCGTAAAATATGATATAGAAAAGGCTATGTTCCACTGGTACACAGGCCCAATATATCTCATAAGGGACATAGAGGCGTCGGGCTATATGATATCAATAAACCCCGCCGTGAAGATCCAGCGTAAGCATCGTGCCGTCGTAGAGAATGCCCCACTCTCGATAATGTTGACCGAGAGCGACGGCCCCTACGAGTATAAGGGCATGCGGCTGAACCCGTTGATGGTGGAGGAGGTTCTCGAAGTAATAGCAGCTGTAAAGAACATGGATGCTTCAACAGTGGCGCAGCAGATTAGACTCAACCTGAAAAAACTGCATGGAGTCTAGACCAGGCTCCGCCTCTAGTTCTTCTTCTTGCCGAAGAGTATTTCGTCGGGCACTATGCCCCTGTAGGCCTCATAGTATATCGGGTTACTCTTCAGCAGCTTTATGTTGCGTACATACTTCACGTCGGGGCCTACCTTGTCCTTACCATACTTCTTTACGTACTCCTCTATAGGTATCCTGAACTTCTTGAGTATATGGTCGCGGTATATGTCGTTGAGCACATTGTAGGTGCAGAATGGTATCACCCTGCCGTCGGGCGAGAGGTAGTGGATGTTGCACCTCATAACTCTCTCCACATCGTAGTTGTACTGGTCCATGAAGTGCATGTTGCCTAGGAATAGCATCTTGTAGTGTAGCTCCCCCAGCGCCTCATAGCTCCTCTTAAGGAACACGTTGGTTAGCAGCTTTGTTATGTTAAGGTTCTTAGGTAGTTTCTCGCGGTCAACGAACTTCGGCAGATCCTTGACTATGGATGCTATTCGTAGAGCGCGTCTAAACTTGCTGAAGCTTGACTCGGCATCCTTCCGCAGCTCTCCAGTCTTCTGCTCCATATACTCGATGAAGCCTTCGACGTCGAAGAACTCTGTTATCGGTACAAAGCGCTTGGGCAGCCCATCACCGCCCCTCTCAACGAACACGTATGTCGCGGAGCCGCAGGCGGGGTGGTTGCCCATGCATACCTTTAGCTCGCCGCTGAGAGCCTCTATGAAGTAGGCGAACTTTGCCGCAACCGGTATGGGGAACCAGGCGTCGGCAGGTATCTGGCCGTCGGTCTGCTCCTCCACCCATTTCAGCACGTCGGCTATGGTTACCCTATAGCGGCGCCTCGCCTCCTTCTTCATGCGGCCGGTGAGGCTCACGGGCTGGAAGTTGACGCCGCGTACAACGTCTATATGCTTTGCCGCGAACTTGACTATGGCGCCCAACTCCTGGTCGTTAATCGTCCTTATGACTGTCGGCACGAGCACCACGCTTGTCATGCCAGCCTTGCGGAACACCTCGAGGGTGTAGGGGACCTCCCAGTGGTTCTTCGGGTTAGCCCTGGGCGTTACACCGTCAAAGCTCATGTATACGGTGTTTACACCAGCCTCACGTAGCTCCCTCGTATACTTAACAGCCGCGTCGAGGCCCTTCTCGAACCAGAGCCTAGCGAACGTTATGCCGTGAGTGTTTAGCTGTATGTGGGTTACACCCTCCTCCTTGAGCAGCTTTACTATATCCACCAGGTCCTCGCGCAGCGTCGGCTCGCCGCCGGTTATCTGAACGGCCATTGATACACCCTCCTTCTTATACTGGCGTATCATGTGGCGTATCTGTTCAAGCGTTGGCTCGTAGACGTAGCCCATCTTCTCCGCATAGAAGAAGCAGTACCAGCATGACAGGTCGCAGCGGTTTGTCACTACCAGGTTGGCGAGAGCGGTGTGGTTCTTGTGCCTAGAGCAGAGGCCGCAGTTATAGGGGCAGGGAGCTGTCAGCTTCACGTGGGGAGTTACGCCGACACCCTCCTCCTCATACTTCATGAACTTGCGGTAGATCCTGGCGTCGCTGAAGTACAGCTCATCAATGGTGCCATGTGTCGGGCAGGTCTTACGCATGTATATCTTGCCCTCCTTCTCATAGATCACCGCAGGCAGCAGCCTCGAGCAGTACGGGCAGATACTAGTGGTGTAGGCAACGAACTTCTCGCCCTCCTTGAGCTTCGGGATAGGGCCGCCTATCGGGATCCGCTTACCAGCCACCACAACTACCTTGCTCCTAGCATCGTAGATCGCAGGAGACTCCAGGATATCAGGCTTATTAGACCCAGCTGCGTTGTTCCGAGGGATCTTGGTTGAGAGAGCCATAGCACCTTCCCCCTGGCATCTCCACATCCTGAGCTGGGTAGCCATTAGCCCTTGTATAAAAAGGGCTAGCCGTGTGAGCATAGTGCCAGGTACTGACCGTCTATTGTCCTATTCGCATTAGCATGCAAAGCCGGATACGGAGAGAAGATGCATCTGGCCCCCAAGCAGCCTGCCAAGCTCATGGTCTCCCCGGAAGGGGCGACGCCTCGCAACCTCCGCCGCTTTGGCCCTCCCGATGAGCTTGGAGAGGAGCGTTAAGCTAGCCCTATTGGCGTCGAGGGGCACTGGGAGGCCTCGGACGCTCCTGGCGGAGTAACCGTATACAGCTATATCGATAACTTTCCTGCCCTCTATTCTGCAAGGTATCTCCACTACTACGGGGTAGCTGCCAGCCTGCCTAGCGAAGGTGACCCCGCGGTGCGAGTCGTAGCGCTCTATATAGACTTCTCTCAGCACCGAGCCTCGGGGAAGCAGCCTCTCCAGGAAGAGCCTCGAGTATATGTTAGCTATATGCTGGAACCTCTTAGCTAGACTGCGGTGCCTCTCAACAAGCCTCGTCCCAACACTAGCCATGGACGTGCCTGGAAGCACGAGCACTTTCCTAACATTTATACGGCGTACCAGCAGTCCCCGCTCGTATACAGTCTTGAGAAACTCCTCGTTCAGCCTATACGTCTCAGCCGTCTCCCCCCGGAGGCCGAGCACGAAGTTGAGCCCGGGCAGTAGCTCGGGGAGCCCGTTGTAGCCCCTAGCCGAGCCATACTTGTTTATAATCTCTATAGCCTTGAGCGACTCATCCGGCATCGTCTTGAGGTTGTTCTCCTTCACGACTTTGGGGTCGGCTGTCTCTATTCCCAGCGCTGCTACGTCGCCAGGTGTGTGGTACCTTATTATGGTCTTGAGCGCCTCTATACTCTCCTTCTCATGCCTCACTATGGTGCCTGGGTTCACGTTGTCTATGTGGAGGGTCTTTAGCCCGGGTGCGGCAGCCCTTATCCC contains:
- a CDS encoding metallophosphoesterase family protein, whose product is MAAGDVHSPRYLLQYMAALAKHRDECSRAGILIWAGDMVDRGRVSALEAVVEASRRSCPSARIVAVFGNEEYMDREEEFIRRYPSVVWLNDTYIVVEEDIKLAIYGSRGVLDRPTRWQRRHIPGIEAIYRHRAERAAAALRELRGKADKVILVTHYAPTRLTLEGEDPRIWPELGSTIMERVVLETAPDLAIHGHAHRSKRLEAVLGRTRVINVALPARGDVAVIDL
- a CDS encoding TatD family hydrolase, giving the protein MQASRPLVDAHCHLYEFGNEELESILSRGMTIVAVGEDIETSRRVLEIARAKPNVIPCIGLHPWNVKSREEGVEKARKIVEIALSSGVRCIGEVGLDTKFVPETIELQREVFKVFLEAARDYKLVLNLHTAGTWEEVYQLLVKYDIEKAMFHWYTGPIYLIRDIEASGYMISINPAVKIQRKHRAVVENAPLSIMLTESDGPYEYKGMRLNPLMVEEVLEVIAAVKNMDASTVAQQIRLNLKKLHGV
- the tes gene encoding tetraether lipid synthase Tes; amino-acid sequence: MALSTKIPRNNAAGSNKPDILESPAIYDARSKVVVVAGKRIPIGGPIPKLKEGEKFVAYTTSICPYCSRLLPAVIYEKEGKIYMRKTCPTHGTIDELYFSDARIYRKFMKYEEEGVGVTPHVKLTAPCPYNCGLCSRHKNHTALANLVVTNRCDLSCWYCFFYAEKMGYVYEPTLEQIRHMIRQYKKEGVSMAVQITGGEPTLREDLVDIVKLLKEEGVTHIQLNTHGITFARLWFEKGLDAAVKYTRELREAGVNTVYMSFDGVTPRANPKNHWEVPYTLEVFRKAGMTSVVLVPTVIRTINDQELGAIVKFAAKHIDVVRGVNFQPVSLTGRMKKEARRRYRVTIADVLKWVEEQTDGQIPADAWFPIPVAAKFAYFIEALSGELKVCMGNHPACGSATYVFVERGGDGLPKRFVPITEFFDVEGFIEYMEQKTGELRKDAESSFSKFRRALRIASIVKDLPKFVDREKLPKNLNITKLLTNVFLKRSYEALGELHYKMLFLGNMHFMDQYNYDVERVMRCNIHYLSPDGRVIPFCTYNVLNDIYRDHILKKFRIPIEEYVKKYGKDKVGPDVKYVRNIKLLKSNPIYYEAYRGIVPDEILFGKKKN
- a CDS encoding radical SAM protein, with protein sequence MAKPRRVLILDGYTDEPAGFGVPPYIDVYPRYIAGAFWLADKTTVIHYITVDEARRDVAGFIRRANTYDTVVVIAGAVVPGKYLGGEPIRLEELKQWFRLVEKPFKILAGAAARWGIGNEGGTVAALPREVRDAFDVIVTGDPEAYMIDYARYGPERAEPWRIMTDMKLVGEIAVKGARIAEQHPNHGYNLVAEIETYRSCSRWISGGCSFCVTKLYGRPRQREPRDVVREVEALYRAGVRHFRLGRQADILVYGSPELDQEEWPKPSPEALERLLHGIRAAAPGLKTLHIDNVNPGTIVRHEKESIEALKTIIRYHTPGDVAALGIETADPKVVKENNLKTMPDESLKAIEIINKYGSARGYNGLPELLPGLNFVLGLRGETAETYRLNEEFLKTVYERGLLVRRINVRKVLVLPGTSMASVGTRLVERHRSLAKRFQHIANIYSRLFLERLLPRGSVLREVYIERYDSHRGVTFARQAGSYPVVVEIPCRIEGRKVIDIAVYGYSARSVRGLPVPLDANRASLTLLSKLIGRAKAAEVARRRPFRGDHELGRLLGGQMHLLSVSGFAC